TTTGAGGATGTTGCCATCTAACCAATGCTTCAAAACCAACTACTTCTCCACTTTTAATACTTACTTTTGGCTGATAGTGCAAAATGAGTTCTCTATTTTTAATTGCTTCTGCCAATTCATTTTTTATTAGAAGAAACTGTTTTGATTCAAGATTTAATCTTTCATTAAAGAAGTGATATTGATTTTTACCATTTTTCTTAGCATAATACATTGCTATATCTGCATTAACCATAACATCTTTATAGTTTGTTTCTTGATCTGGAAAAATCTTTACTCCTACACTAAATGTAACTTCTATATGATGTCCATCTATATCTAAAGGATCCTCAAAAAGTTTTTTTATCTTTTCTATTAAAATAGATACTTTTTTTGTAGCATCACTCTTATCTTTGCCAAGGTTACAAGCAATCAATGCAAACTCATCTCCTGCAATTCTGGCAAGAATATCATCTTCATATAAAATTTCTCTAAGTCTTTTTGAAATTTCAATAAGAACTTTATCTCCAATTTCATGGTTATAATAATCATTGATATACTTAAAGTTATCCAAGTCAAAAAATAAAAATGCGTTATACTCTTTCTCTTTTACTGCAGATTTATAAATTCTGTCAAGCTCTTCTATTAATTTTTGCCGGTTATATAAATCAGTTAATGAATCATGCTGAGCTCTATACTCTGCATTTTGCTGAGCTTTTTTTATTTCACTTATATCAAAAAAGTGTGCTATATAGTGTGTAATTTCTCCTCTTTTATCTTTAATAGTACTTACTGATAGTAGTTCAGGATATATTTCACCATTTTTTCTACGATTAAATATCTCTCCAGTCCAATGACCAAATTTTCTAATACTATCCCACATAGCAGCATAAAAATCTTTATCATGTATTCCTGATTTTAAAACATTTGGTTTTTTTCCTATTACATCTTCTGGTTTGTAACCTGTTATTCTTGTAAAAGCATCATTTACTTTTACTATAAATCCGTTGGAATCTGTAATAGTAATTGCTTCATGTGAATCAAAAGCACATGCAGCTACCCTAAGCTCCTCTTTTAAGCGCTCTTCATTGCGTTTATTTGCAATTTTTTCAAAAGCATAAGTAAGTTCATTTGTCATTTTTGTAATTAAATCGATCATACCAGTATCAAATATTCCACTATTTTCAATAGCTATAACTAAAATAAATGCTACTTTATCTTCTTTCATAATTGGAAAGATTCCAATCGTGTCTATACCCTTGCAGTGTGAATTTATCTTATTTTCACAAGATGTAATTACAAACTCTTTCTCTTTAATTACACGTTTTATTTCTT
This sequence is a window from Hydrogenimonas thermophila. Protein-coding genes within it:
- a CDS encoding putative bifunctional diguanylate cyclase/phosphodiesterase; the encoded protein is MFKVGFKFHRIWLKVNRLTEQKYEEIKQKIIYKKDINGINSAEWWKLATDYINSIYKTNFLVLQKIIELKKQLKDEALSILSISVLLWTLSIFALIFLVKIITRMLNTFGKLVKTIEDQKRLYKAFAEFSEILVYNKDEQTILNSLSIMLYKTEKFVYLWLGKVEGEHVEPIISENIPTALIQKDLLNENSESLKFYKEIKRVIKEKEFVITSCENKINSHCKGIDTIGIFPIMKEDKVAFILVIAIENSGIFDTGMIDLITKMTNELTYAFEKIANKRNEERLKEELRVAACAFDSHEAITITDSNGFIVKVNDAFTRITGYKPEDVIGKKPNVLKSGIHDKDFYAAMWDSIRKFGHWTGEIFNRRKNGEIYPELLSVSTIKDKRGEITHYIAHFFDISEIKKAQQNAEYRAQHDSLTDLYNRQKLIEELDRIYKSAVKEKEYNAFLFFDLDNFKYINDYYNHEIGDKVLIEISKRLREILYEDDILARIAGDEFALIACNLGKDKSDATKKVSILIEKIKKLFEDPLDIDGHHIEVTFSVGVKIFPDQETNYKDVMVNADIAMYYAKKNGKNQYHFFNERLNLESKQFLLIKNELAEAIKNRELILHYQPKVSIKSGEVVGFEALVRWQHPQRGLLYPDEFLYVTAGNRLSFDLSEYVLKEVCHQINAWKERWPEFDKKISINISGEQFNNKNFTKSIMRIIEECGTKPEYLDFEIVEDALLKDIDRTIEVIKTFKNIGVTFSMDDFGTGYSSINYLKNLPVDILKIDKSFILDLFEGKNVEIVKMIIDTAKVFDLKVVAEGVENEKILKYLDSCGCDYYQGYYFSKPITVDEATNMLEKENSKN